TGACGTCCTCCATCTTGCCGCCGCGGAGCGTCTTGGCGCCCTGCTCGCCCATCACCCACGCGAGCGCGTCGACCACGTTCGACTTGCCGGACCCGTTGGGCCCGACGACGCAGGTGACGCCCGGCTCGAAGGCGAAAGTCGTCGGCTGAGCGAACGACTTGAAGCCCTTCAGCGTCAGACTCTTCAAGTACACGCAGGCGAATTTACCCGACGATCAGGCCGTGGCCGCGCCGGAGCGCCGCACTCGCCTGGTTGTCGGAACGGGAGGAGTGTCGTGACGACACTCCGCCGGGACGCAGGAAAGGGAGGAGTCTGGGGCTGGAATGCCCCGAGACCCCTCCCTTCCGGAGGTGGTGGTGGAGGAGGCGTCAGGCGACGCCGAGGTACGCCTCCTTGATGGCGGGGTCGGCCAGCAGTTCACGGCCGGTGCCGGCGTGTGTGATGCTCCCGGTCTCCAACACGAAGGCCCGATGTGCGCGGGCCAGCGCCTGGTTGGCGTTCTGCTCCACCAGCAGGACGGTGGTGCCCTGCTTGTTGATCTCCGTGACGATGCTGAAGATCTGGCGGATGAACTGGGGCGCGAGACCCATCGACGGCTCGTCCAGCAGCAGCAGTCGCGGGCTCGACATGAGCGCGCGGCCGATGGCGAGCATCTGCTGCTCGCCGCCGGACATCGTGCCGCCGACCTGCGTCTTGCGCTCGGCGAGACGCGGGAACAGCGCGAACACGCGCTCGAAGTCCTCGCCCATCTTCGAGCGGTCCTTGCGGCCGAACGCCCCCATGTCGAGGTTCTCCAGCACCGTCATCCCGGGGAAGATCCCCCGGCCTTCCGGCGCCTGCGAGATGCCTCGGATGACACGGATGTGCGCCTTCATCTTGGTGATGTCCTCGCCGTCGAAGAGGATGGACCCCTTCGACGGGTTGAGGATGCCCGAGATCGTCTTCATGGTCGTGGACTTGCCGGCGCCGTTCGCCCCGATGAGGCTGACGATCTCGCCCTCCTCCACGGAGAACGACATGTCGTGGATGGCCTCGATGCGGCCGTAGGACACACTGATGTTCTTGAGCTCAAGCAACGTCATCTTCGGGCTCCCCGAGGTAGGCGGCGATCACGCGCGGGTCGTTCCGGATCTCTTCCGGGGTGGCGTCGGCGATCTTGCGCCCGAATTCCAGCACGACGATCCGGTCGGTCACACCCATGACCAGCTTCATGTCGTGTTCGATCAGCAGCACGGTGTACCCGTCGGCCCGGATGGTGCGGATGAGCTCCATGAGCTCCTCCTTCTCCGCCGGGTTGAAGCCGGCGGCCGGCTCATCCAGGCAGAGCACCTTCGGGTCGGTCGCCAGTGCGCGCGCGATCTCCAGGCGGCGCTGGTAACCGTACGGCAGCGACCGCGACAGCGATCCCGCGTGATCGGCGATGCCGACGAACTCGAGCAGGGCCATGCCGCGCTCGATCGACGACTTCTCCTCACGCGTGTGCCGCGGGA
This region of Leifsonia sp. fls2-241-R2A-40a genomic DNA includes:
- a CDS encoding ABC transporter ATP-binding protein; this encodes MTLLELKNISVSYGRIEAIHDMSFSVEEGEIVSLIGANGAGKSTTMKTISGILNPSKGSILFDGEDITKMKAHIRVIRGISQAPEGRGIFPGMTVLENLDMGAFGRKDRSKMGEDFERVFALFPRLAERKTQVGGTMSGGEQQMLAIGRALMSSPRLLLLDEPSMGLAPQFIRQIFSIVTEINKQGTTVLLVEQNANQALARAHRAFVLETGSITHAGTGRELLADPAIKEAYLGVA